From a single Clostridium isatidis genomic region:
- a CDS encoding aminotransferase class I/II-fold pyridoxal phosphate-dependent enzyme, giving the protein MLKVTEELMMKNYKIKSGTFELYKQALNDVKEVFEAYDEIREFNQMKVLTALQEERISESHFTNSSGYGYDDIGRDSLDKVYARVFNTESAIVRPHFVNGTHALGCALMGNLRTGDTMVCISGTPYDTLHNVIGISGKENIGSLKEYGVHYKQVDLKDGKFDLDKIKEILLEDKSIKLVHIQRSTGYGWRNSFLVSELGEVIKFIKDIREDVIIFVDNCYGEFIDTIEPTDVGADLVAGSLIKNIGGGISPTGGYIAGKAKYVEQAAYRLTVPGIGGECGSTFGVMRQLYQGLFLAPHVAMEAVKGAVFCSRVMELAGFEVLPKYNEKRSDIIQAIKFNDKEKLIQFCKGIQKGSPIDSFVECEPWAMPGYNDEVIMAAGAFIQGSSIELSADAPIRDPYIAYLQGGLTFDHAKIGVLIALNNII; this is encoded by the coding sequence ATGCTAAAAGTAACAGAAGAATTAATGATGAAAAATTATAAAATTAAATCAGGAACTTTTGAGCTTTATAAACAAGCACTTAATGACGTCAAAGAAGTTTTTGAAGCTTATGATGAAATCAGAGAATTTAATCAAATGAAAGTACTAACAGCTTTACAAGAGGAAAGAATTAGCGAATCTCATTTTACTAATTCATCAGGATATGGTTATGATGATATCGGAAGAGATTCTCTAGATAAGGTATATGCAAGAGTATTTAATACAGAAAGTGCAATAGTTAGGCCTCATTTTGTTAATGGTACTCACGCCTTAGGATGTGCACTAATGGGAAACCTAAGAACCGGAGATACAATGGTTTGCATTTCAGGTACTCCTTATGATACTCTGCATAATGTAATAGGCATAAGCGGAAAAGAAAATATAGGTTCTCTAAAGGAATATGGAGTACACTATAAACAAGTAGATTTAAAAGATGGCAAGTTTGACTTAGATAAAATAAAAGAAATTCTACTAGAAGATAAAAGCATAAAACTTGTACATATACAAAGAAGTACTGGATATGGCTGGAGAAACTCCTTCTTGGTAAGCGAATTAGGAGAAGTAATAAAATTTATAAAAGATATTAGAGAAGATGTTATTATTTTTGTAGATAACTGTTATGGGGAATTTATTGATACTATAGAACCAACAGATGTTGGAGCTGATTTAGTAGCAGGCTCCTTAATAAAAAATATTGGTGGAGGTATTTCACCAACTGGAGGCTATATAGCAGGTAAGGCAAAATATGTTGAGCAAGCAGCTTACAGGTTAACTGTTCCTGGAATAGGCGGGGAGTGCGGTTCTACTTTTGGTGTAATGAGACAATTATACCAAGGTCTATTCTTAGCTCCACATGTTGCAATGGAGGCAGTAAAAGGAGCAGTTTTCTGTTCAAGAGTTATGGAACTTGCTGGCTTTGAAGTGTTACCTAAATACAATGAAAAGAGAAGCGACATAATTCAAGCTATTAAGTTTAATGATAAAGAAAAGCTTATTCAATTCTGCAAGGGAATTCAAAAAGGTTCTCCAATAGATTCCTTTGTTGAATGCGAACCTTGGGCAATGCCTGGTTATAATGATGAAGTAATAATGGCAGCTGGGGCTTTTATTCAAGGTTCTTCAATAGAATTATCAGCTGATGCACCGATAAGAGACCCTTATATTGCATATCTTCAAGGGGGACTTACTTTTGATCATGCAAA